One segment of Nakamurella flava DNA contains the following:
- a CDS encoding putative leader peptide: protein MDGLTRRRSVPATRAPSARLHLRRHVDLVRVASALCSL, encoded by the coding sequence ATGGACGGGCTGACCCGCCGCCGTTCCGTCCCCGCCACCCGGGCCCCGTCCGCCCGTCTGCATCTGCGCCGCCACGTGGACCTGGTCCGCGTCGCCAGCGCGCTCTGTTCGCTCTGA